One Actinomycetospora corticicola genomic window, ATCCTCCTCGACGACCCGCTGCCCGGCGTCGCGGTGTTCGCCACGAGCGGCGCGCCCCCGGTCCACGAGATCCGCGCCCTGCTGTTCGGCGACGAGACGGTGGCCGAGCGTCTCCAGGCCCAGTGGGCGGCCTGGCTCGCGGCCGCCTGACCCGGCCCGACCCGTCGTCGGGAAGCCGATCGGGGGGAACCGTGAGGGGAGGATTCGAGCGCCCTTGTGGCGCGGGGGTTCCCCTCACGCGGGACGGGCCGGGGCAGCGGGGGCCGGCGACGGGCGCCCGCCCGGCACCCCGAAGCGGACCGAGACGCCCGGCGACCAGTGCACGAGGTCCGGCGCCCGCCCCGCGAGCTGCGGGAAGCCGGCCGCCGCGACCAGCTCGTCGTCGAACGCGGTGAGCTCGGCGCGGCGCAGCGGCCAGGGCTCGTGGACGTTCGGCACGTACAGCGGCACCCCGAGGTGCCGCTCGTGCAGGCCCCAGCGGGCGGTGAGGAACGTCGTCAGGTCGTCCTCCGCCGGCTCGCCGGGCCGGACCCGGACGACGCTGCGGTGCCCGCCGACCATCGTCGTGGCCCGGTAGGTCAGCTCGCCGTCGGCGTGCCGGAACGCCATCCGCGCCCACCGGTAGGGCAGCCCGAAGGCCGCCTGCGCGCCGAGGACGACGGCGAGCCGGTCGGCGTCGAGCGAGCGGAAGACGATGCCGCGCCGGCCCCGCTCGTCGACGGTGTACAGCCGGACGTTGGTCTCGAGGAAGGTCCCGAAGAACGGGATCGACGGCCCCCGGGAGATCCCGGCGCCGACCATCCGGAACGGGATCAGGCCGACGTAGGTGACCCCGTCGTGGAGGTCGGGGTGGACCCCGGGCGGCAGGAACGGCGCCACCTCGTCGGGCTCCACCGCCCAGTGCAGGAAGGCGGCGTCCTTCCACGACTGCGTCATCATCGTGGGCCCGCGGAAGGGCGGGGCCGTGGCGTCGACCGGCTCGGGGATCACGGGGAGGGAGTGCCCGCGCGGGCGTGCGGGAACATCAGGGTGTGGCCGATACCGACCTCACGTTCCCCCAGGGTTTCTTCGACCGTTCCGACGCCCGGGACGACGCCGTGTTCTACGGCCCGCCGCGGCTGGTGCAGCACATCGACGACGCCGCCGTCGCGACGGTCAGCGCGTTCTACGACGAGGTGGGGGTGGACGGCGACGTCCTCGACCTCATGTCGTCGTGGGTCTCGCACCTCTCGACGCCGCCCCGGCACCTCACCGTGCTCGGCATGAACACCGCCGAGCTGCGCGCCAACACCTGGGCGCACGAGCGGGTGGTGCACGACCTGAACGCCGACCCCCGCCTGCCCTTCGCCGACGCCTCGTTCGACACCGTGGTCTCCACGGTCTCGGTCGACTACCTCACGCGCCCGGTCGAGGTGTTCCGCGAGGTCGCGCGCGTGCTGCGCCCCGGCGGGACCTTCGCGATCGCGTTCTCCAACCGCTGCTTCCCGACGAAGGCGGTGCGCGGCTGGCTCGCCACGGACGACGCCGGGCACGTCCGCATCGTGCGCGACTACTTCACCGCCTCGGGGGCCTTCGGCGAGCCGGTCGACGAGCAGCGGCCCTCCGCGGGCGACCCGGTGTTCACGGTGCGTGCCACGCGCGCGTGAGCAGGTGTACGAAGGGCACATGGCCCTGACGCGCTTCGGCGGACCGTTGTCGAGGAACCTGCCCGAGACCCGCACGTTCACCGTGGAGGGGCCGGCGCACTCGCTGCTCCTCGAGCCCTTCCGCCGGCGCGTCCGGGCCGTGGTCGACGACGTCGTCGTGCTCGACACCGTCGACGGCTTCCTGCTGTTCGAGACCGGTCTGGGCCCGCAGCTCTACGTGCCCGAGGCCGACGTGCGCGCCGACCTGCTCTCCCCGAGCGACACCTCGACGCACTGCCCGTTCAAGGGCGACGCCACCTACCAGCACCTCACGGTCGGCGACCGCACGATCGCCGACGCGGTGTGGAGCTACCCCGACCCGAAGCCGGACGCCCCCTGGCTGGCCGGCCTCGTCGCACTGCCGATGAGCGCCGCCGACCGATGGCTCGACGAGGACGTCGAGGTCCTGGGCCACCTGCCCGACCCCTACCACCGCGTCGACCTGCGTCCGACGAGCCGGCGGGTCACCGTCACCGCCCCGGACGGCACCGTGGTCGCGTCGACGACCGCGGCCGTGCTGCTCGACGAGACCGGGCTCGACGTCCGGTTCTACCTCCGGCCGGAGGACGTGCAGGCCGAGCTCGTCGCGTCGGGCACCACCACGGTCTGCCCCTACAAGGGCGTGTCGACCTACTGGACGGTGCAGAGCGGTGACACCACCGTGGTCGACGGCGCGTGGTCCTACGAGACGCCGCTGGACGAGTCGCGCGGGATCGCGGGGCGGGTGTCGTTCTCGGACGACTTCACCGTGACGGTGGAGGGTCCTCGCTAGCCATCAGGAACTCGCGGAGGGCCTGCGCCTGTCCGGCACGGCGGGCGGTCTCGGTGATGAGGTGGAGCAGGATCCAGCGCAGCTCGATGTGGCCGCGACGATCGTCGCGCACGGCGTCGTCGAGCGACTCGGCCCCCGCGAGCGCGTCCCGGCCCTTCTCGCACACCTCCTGGTAGGCACCGACGAGTGCGGCCGGGTCGTCGAGCTCGGAGAACCGGAACGGCGCGTCGGTGTCGTCGACGTAGCTGAAGGGGTAGGGCGTCCGGCCGCCACGCTCGCCCCAGCGCTCGACCAGCCAGGTGCGCTCCAGGTCCGTGACCAGCCGCACGATGCCGACCAGCGACGCTCCAGACTCGGGCACCCGGCGCCGCAGCGCCCGGTGCGGCAGCCCGTCGAGGGCCAGGACGACCTGCGCGCGGAAGTAGTCCAACCAGCCCTCGAGTGCCTCCCGCTCGTCCGCGACCTGCGGCGGCTGCAGGCGCCGCACGGGCGTCCGGAACACGACGTCGTCGTCGGGGGCGTGCTGGGGCTCGTCGATGCTCACCGTGGTCCCGTGGTCGGGGGTCCCGGGTGGCGGGCGCCGGGACGTGATCGCGGCGGCCCAATATGCCCGGACCGGTCGGTCCCGACAAGACGGCCGCCGGGTGACACCGGGATCACCCGGCTATGACGACGGCAGGGCGACGAGGGCCTCCAGGGCGGGCAGCGCGGCGGCGAGGGCCTCGCGCTGGTCCTCCGGCAGCCGCTCGAGACGCTCGGCCAGCATCGCCGTGCGCTCGGTGCGGAGCCGCTCGATCATCGCCCGGCCGTCCGCCGAGAGCTCCACGAGCGCGGAGCGGGCGTCCTGGGGGTCGGGCGTGCGGACGAGCAGCCCGGCGTCGTCGAGCGCGGCGAGCACGCGGCTCATCGTGGGGGGCGTGACGGCCTCGCGGCGGGCGAGCTCGGAGAGCCGGAGCGGCTCGTGCTCCTCCAGGGTGACCAGCACGGAGGTCTGCAGCGGGGGGAGCACCGCGCCGGAGTCGACGCGGATCCGTCGGTTGAGCCGGCCGACGGCGAGCCGGAGCCGCGCGGGGAGCATCGGGTCGTGCGGATCGGTCCGCTCCCCCACACCCATCGGGGAGGCCGCGAGGTCGGACGAGGTCGTTGCCATACCTCAGCATCCCATCCCCGGGGCCCGGAGGTCACCATCGGGCACGTGTTTCCTGCCGCTTTCGTCCGATTCGCTCCTCTGGCCGTACCCCGTTCGGCCGTGTGGGTCAGAGTTTGCGCAGGCGAATCCGTCGCACGGCGTGATCAGGACCCTTGGTGAGCACGAGTCCGGCCCGCGACCGCGTCGGCGCGATGTTCTCCCGCAGGTTCGGACCGTTGATCTCGTCCCAGATCTGCGAGGCCCGCTCGCGCGCGGCGGTCTCGTCCATCTCGGCGTAGCGACGGAAGTACGACGCCGGGTCGCGGAACGCCGTCTCGCGCAGCGCGAGGAACCGCTCGATGTACCAGCGGCGCACGTCGGTGGGGTGTGCGTCGACGTAGATCGAGAAGTCGATGAGGTCGCTGACGGCGAGCGCGCTCGCCCGCTCCCCCGTCTGCGGCGCGGGCTGGAGCACGTTGAGGCCCTCGAGCACGAGGATGTCCGGCCGCGCGACCGGCCGCTGCTCGTCGAGCACGTCGTAGACCAGGTGCGAGTAGACCGGCGCCGGGACCTCGGGCTTGCCGGCCTTGATGTCCGAGACGAAGCGCAGCAGGGCCCGCCGGTCGTAGGACTCCGGGAAACCCTTGCGCGCCATGATCCCGCGCCGCTCCAGCTCGGCGTTCGGGTAGAGGAAGCCGTCGGTGGTCACCAGCGCGACGTTCGGGTGGTCCTCCCACCGGGCGAGGAGCAGGCGCAGCAGCCGGGCGGTGGTCGACTTCCCCACCGACACCGACCCGGCGATCCCGATGACGAAGGGCGTGCGCTCCTCGTCCTGGCGCAGGAACGTCCGGTAGGCCTCGAGCAGGCCGGCGCTGGCGCGTACGTGCAGGTCGAGCAGCCGCGAGAGCGGCAGGTACACGTCGCGGACGTCGTCGAGGTCCACCGGGTCGCCGAGGGAGCGCAGCTCCTCCAGCTCGGCCGCCGTCAGGGGGAGGTCGCCGGACTCGTCCCGGAGGGCCGCCCAGGAGGCGCGGTCGAAGTCGACGAACGGGGACCCGCTCATGAGGTCCCATTCTCGTCACGGCCACCCGGCCGGCCGCCACCGGCTGTCCGCCAGGTCACGGCCTGCATCAATTCCGGTACCCCAGCTGCCGCACCGACTGCACGGCGTACTCGACGACCACCACGGCCGGTGGGAGACCCAGCACGTGGACCACCCCGGCGGCGACGTCGGCGGGGTCGAGGCCCTCGTCGTGCATCCGCTCGCCGAACGTCGCGGCGTTCTCCTGCCCGGCCACGAGGTCGGTGGCGACGAAGCCGGGCGAGACCGTGCTGACCCGCACCCCGCGCGGACCCACCTCCAGGCGCAGCGTCTCGGCCACGGCGTGCGCGGCGTGCTTGCTCGCGGCGTAGACACCGCCCGCGGCCGAGGCCACCCGTCGTCCGGACATCGAGGAGATCACGACGACGGTGCCGCCCGGCCCGAGGTGGGGCAGCACGGCCCGCGCCGCGGTGAGCAGGCCGGTCACGTTGACGTCGAGCACGGTCCGCCAGCGCTCCGGGTCGGTCTCCTCGACCGATCCCAGCGCCATGACCCCGGCGGCGAGCACCACGTCGTCGATCCCGCCGAGCCCGTCGGCGACCGCGTGGACCGCGGCGCCGATCGACTGCGGGTCGGTGACGTCGCCCTCCGCGACCACGGCGGTGTCCCCGAGGGTGTCGGCCAGCTCCGCGAGCCGGTCCCGACGCCGGGCCACGAGACCGAGCCGGGCACCGGCGGCGCCCGCCGCCGTCGCGATGGCCGCACCGATCCCGGACGAGGCGCCGACGACGAGGACCCGGCGTCCGTTGAGGCTCTCCACCCGTCCAGCCTAGTGACGGCCGCCGGGCGCGACGCGCCGTGCCGGGGCACCCGCCCGTAGGCTGACGGCCGTGGCGAACACGGCGACGAACGACCGGGTCGGGCGCGAGGAACTGATCGAGTTCCTGCGCACGCGGCACAAGGCCATCGTGGTGACCCGGCGCGGCGACGGCGGTGACCAGACCTCCCCCGTCACGCTCGGGATCGACGCGGACGGCCGCCTGCTCGTCTCGACCTACCCCGAGCGCGCGAAGGTGAACAACATCCGCAAGGAGCCGCGCGTCGCGATGTGCGTGCTCTCCGACGACTTCGACGGCCCGTGGGTGCACGTCGAGGGCACCGCCGAGGTGCTCGACCTGCCCGACGCCCTCGATCCGCTCTGCGAGTACTTCCGCTCCATCTCCGGGGAGCACTCGGACTGGGACGAGTACAAGGAGGCGATGGCGAAGCAGGGCAAGTGCATCATCCGGCTCACCGTCGAGCACTGGGGCCCGATCGCCACCGGGGGCTTCCCCGCGCGGCTGAACAAGGGATAGCGCTCTTCTCGTGGACGTCCTGCTCTCCGTGCTCGGCCTCGTCGGGGTCGTCGCGGTCACCCTCGGCACGGCGGTGTTCGTCGCGGCCGAGTTCTCCCTGACCACGCTCGAGCGCAGCCAGGTCGACCACCACGCCTCCGAGGTCGGCGACCGGCGGGCCACGGCGGTCGCGAAGGCCCACCGCAACCTGTCCTTCGAGCTCTCCGGCGCGCAGCTCGGCATCACGATCACCACGCTGGTCACCGGCTACATGGCCCAGCCCGCGATCGCGACGCTGATCTCGCCGGTGCTCGAGGACGTCGGGCTGCCCGCGGGCGCGGCGACCGGGACGGCGGCGGTGATCGCGCTGATCCTCGCGACGGCGCTGTCGATGGTGTTCGGCGAGCTGGTGCCGAAGAACCTCGCGATCTCCGACCCGTTGCGGACGGCCCGCGCGGTGGCGGGGGTCCAGGCCGCGTTCTCGAAGGCCCTGGGGTGGTTCATCGGCGGGCTGAACGGGGCGGCGAACTGGATCGTGCGCCGGCTCGGGGTGGAGCCCGCCGAGGAGCTGCGCTCGGCCCGCTCCCCCCAGGAGCTCGGCTCGCTGGTCGCCACCAGCGCCGAGCAGGGCACGATCGACGAGGGCACCGCCGCGGTGCTCACCCGCACCCTGCGCGTGGGCGAGCGCCGGGCGGACGAGCTGATGACCCCGCGCGTGCGGGTGGAGACGCTGTCGACCGACGACACCGTCGACGACCTGCTCGCGGCCGCCGTCCGCACCGGCTACTCCCGGTTCCCGGTGGTCGACGGCGACCTCGACGACGTCCGCGGCGTGGTGCACGTCAAGCAGGCGTTCGCCGAGCCGCGCTCCCGCCGTGGCGGGCAGTTCCTGCGCAACCTCATGCGCACCGCGGTCACCGTGCCCGACTCGCTCGACGGCGACGAGCTGCTCGACCGGCTCCGCGGCACCGGCTTCCAGCTCGCCGTCGTGGTCGACGAGTACGGCGGGGCCGCAGGGATCGTCACGCTGGAGGACCTGGTCGAGGAGATCGTCGGCGACGTCCGCGACGAGCACGACCGCGGCGAGACCGCCCGGTTCCGCGAGACCGGCGACGACACCTGGATCGTCTCGGGCACCCTGCGCCCCGACGAGCTCGCCGAGGTGGCTGGCTGGTCGTTCCCCGACTCCGAGGTCTACGAGACCCTCGCGGGCTTCCTCCTCGCCGAACTGGGCCGCATCCCCTCGGTCGGCGACACCGTGACCCACGACGGCTGGCGGATGGACGTGACCCGCATGGACCGGCGCCGGATCGCGGACGTGCGGATCACGCGGCCGGCCGGGGCGGACACCGCCGCGGATCAGCGCGAGACGGCGGGGATCACACCGTGAACGACTATGTCGCCCTGCTCGCCATGGTGGGCCTGCTGCTCGCCAACGCCTTCTTCGTCGGCGCCGAGTTCGCGCTGATCTCCGCCCGCCGCGACCGGCTCGAGACGATGGTCGACGCGGGCACCGGCGGCGCCGCCACGGTGCTGCGCGCCACCGAGCACCTCTCGATGATGATGGCCGCCGCCCAGCTCGGGATCACGATCTGCTCCCTGGCACTCGGGTCGCTCGGCGAGCCCGCCCTGGCGCACCTGCTCGAGGCGGTGTTCGAGCCGCTCGGGGTGCCGAGCGCGCTGCTGCACCCGATCGCCTTCGTCATCTCCCTGCTGATCGTCACGGTGCTGCACATCGTCATCGGCGAGATGGTCCCGAAGAACATCGCGATCGCCGGCCCGGAGCGCACCTCGGTGTGGCTGGTGCCGCCGCTCGTGGCGTTCCTCAAGGTCGCCCGGCCGATCATCTACCTGCTCAACTGGATCGCCAACCACGTGCTGAAGCTGCTCGGGGTGGAGCCGAAGGACGAGCGCGAGTCGGCCTTCACGCCGTCGGAGATCGCCGAGATGCTCTCGGAGTCCCGGCGGGAGGGGCTGCTGGACGCCTCGCAGACCCGCCGGCTCACGCAGGCCCTCAACACCGCCGAGCGCACGGTGGCCGACGTCCTCATCCCCCGCGAGCGGCTCACCGTGCTCCCGTCGCGCCCCACGGTGGGCGCGCTGGAGGAGGCGGTGGCGAGCACCGGGTTCTCCCGCTACCCCGTGCAGGCGCCCGAGGCGCCGGACGCCCACCCGCGTCTGGACAGCAACGCGCTCCAGCCCGGCACCGCGCCGGTGCTGCCCGAGCGGACCGGGGTGGCGCCGAGCGTCGAGCTGGACGGCTACCTGCACATCAAGGACGTCCTCGACCTCGAGGGCGGGCCGGACCAGGTGGTCCCGGTCGAGCGGGTGCGGGCGCTGCCGCGGGTGACGGTCACCGCGCCCGTCGACGAGGCGCTGGCCTCCATGCGCCGCGAGGGCTCCCACCTCGCCCGCGCGGTGGACTCGGACGGCACCACGGTGGGGGTCGTCGCGCTGGAGGACCTCATCGAGGAGTACGTCGGGACGGTGCGCGACTCGACCCACGCGGCGCGCACCGGCCGCACCTAAGACGTCGGTCGCGCCGCGCATGGTCGAGTTCGCCGGCGGGGACACGAGCGGCATGGTCGACAGCGCGCAGCCCCAGCCCGACGTCCTCGTCGTCGGCGGCGGGATCAGCGGGATCGCCTGCGCGCGGGCGCTCACCGCGGCCGGGGTCGGGGTCCGGGTGCTGGAGCGCAGCGGACGGGTCGGCGGGCGACTGTCCAGTCCGCCGTTGCACGACCGCCCCGTCGACCTCGGCGCCGCCTACTTCACGGTCTCCGACGACGAGTTCGGCGAGCAGGTCGCCGACTGGGAGCGCCGCGGGCTCGCCCGTCCGTGGACCGACACGCTGCAGGCCTACGGCGCGGACGGGTCGGCCGAGAGCAAGCCCGGGCCGCAGCGGTGGGCCGCGCCCGGTGGGCTCCGCTCGCTGGTCGCCGACCTCGCCGAGGGACTGACGATCGAGACCCGGCGGGAGGTCGCAGCCGTCACCCCCGGTCCCGCGGTGGACGGCGAGCCCGCCCGCGCGGTGGTGCTCGCGATGCCCGACCCGCAGGCCGCCCGACTCGTCGACGCCCCGCTCGCGGCCGCGGCGGCCGTCGCGGGGCAGGAGTGGGAGCCCGTGATCGCGGTCGCGCTCGGCTACGCGGAGCGCTCCTGGGCGGAGATCCCGGCCGCGTTCGTCAACGACCACCCGGTGCTCTCGCTCATCGCCGACGACGGGTCGCGCCGCGGCGACGACGCCCCGGTCCTCGTCGCCCACACCACCGGGGACCTGGCCCGACGGCACCTCGACGACCCGGACGCCGTGGTCGACGAGGTGGTCGCCGCGGTCGGGGAGCTCCTCGGCCTCGACGCCGCCCCGCAGTGGACGCACGCCCACCGCTGGACCTTCGCGAGCCCGGCGCAGCCGCACGACACCGCCGACGACGTCCCGTTCCTCCTCGGCGACGACCTGGTCGCGGTGGTCGGCGACGGCTGGGGCCCGCCGAAGGTGGAGACCGCCTGGCGGTCCGGCACGCTGCTCGGCCGCACGCTCGCGGCCCGCCT contains:
- a CDS encoding DUF2071 domain-containing protein, with the protein product MIPEPVDATAPPFRGPTMMTQSWKDAAFLHWAVEPDEVAPFLPPGVHPDLHDGVTYVGLIPFRMVGAGISRGPSIPFFGTFLETNVRLYTVDERGRRGIVFRSLDADRLAVVLGAQAAFGLPYRWARMAFRHADGELTYRATTMVGGHRSVVRVRPGEPAEDDLTTFLTARWGLHERHLGVPLYVPNVHEPWPLRRAELTAFDDELVAAAGFPQLAGRAPDLVHWSPGVSVRFGVPGGRPSPAPAAPARPA
- a CDS encoding methyltransferase domain-containing protein; this encodes MADTDLTFPQGFFDRSDARDDAVFYGPPRLVQHIDDAAVATVSAFYDEVGVDGDVLDLMSSWVSHLSTPPRHLTVLGMNTAELRANTWAHERVVHDLNADPRLPFADASFDTVVSTVSVDYLTRPVEVFREVARVLRPGGTFAIAFSNRCFPTKAVRGWLATDDAGHVRIVRDYFTASGAFGEPVDEQRPSAGDPVFTVRATRA
- a CDS encoding DUF427 domain-containing protein, yielding MALTRFGGPLSRNLPETRTFTVEGPAHSLLLEPFRRRVRAVVDDVVVLDTVDGFLLFETGLGPQLYVPEADVRADLLSPSDTSTHCPFKGDATYQHLTVGDRTIADAVWSYPDPKPDAPWLAGLVALPMSAADRWLDEDVEVLGHLPDPYHRVDLRPTSRRVTVTAPDGTVVASTTAAVLLDETGLDVRFYLRPEDVQAELVASGTTTVCPYKGVSTYWTVQSGDTTVVDGAWSYETPLDESRGIAGRVSFSDDFTVTVEGPR
- a CDS encoding DUF664 domain-containing protein codes for the protein MSIDEPQHAPDDDVVFRTPVRRLQPPQVADEREALEGWLDYFRAQVVLALDGLPHRALRRRVPESGASLVGIVRLVTDLERTWLVERWGERGGRTPYPFSYVDDTDAPFRFSELDDPAALVGAYQEVCEKGRDALAGAESLDDAVRDDRRGHIELRWILLHLITETARRAGQAQALREFLMASEDPPPSR
- a CDS encoding MarR family winged helix-turn-helix transcriptional regulator produces the protein MATTSSDLAASPMGVGERTDPHDPMLPARLRLAVGRLNRRIRVDSGAVLPPLQTSVLVTLEEHEPLRLSELARREAVTPPTMSRVLAALDDAGLLVRTPDPQDARSALVELSADGRAMIERLRTERTAMLAERLERLPEDQREALAAALPALEALVALPSS
- the coaA gene encoding type I pantothenate kinase, with amino-acid sequence MSGSPFVDFDRASWAALRDESGDLPLTAAELEELRSLGDPVDLDDVRDVYLPLSRLLDLHVRASAGLLEAYRTFLRQDEERTPFVIGIAGSVSVGKSTTARLLRLLLARWEDHPNVALVTTDGFLYPNAELERRGIMARKGFPESYDRRALLRFVSDIKAGKPEVPAPVYSHLVYDVLDEQRPVARPDILVLEGLNVLQPAPQTGERASALAVSDLIDFSIYVDAHPTDVRRWYIERFLALRETAFRDPASYFRRYAEMDETAARERASQIWDEINGPNLRENIAPTRSRAGLVLTKGPDHAVRRIRLRKL
- a CDS encoding SDR family NAD(P)-dependent oxidoreductase, whose translation is MESLNGRRVLVVGASSGIGAAIATAAGAAGARLGLVARRRDRLAELADTLGDTAVVAEGDVTDPQSIGAAVHAVADGLGGIDDVVLAAGVMALGSVEETDPERWRTVLDVNVTGLLTAARAVLPHLGPGGTVVVISSMSGRRVASAAGGVYAASKHAAHAVAETLRLEVGPRGVRVSTVSPGFVATDLVAGQENAATFGERMHDEGLDPADVAAGVVHVLGLPPAVVVVEYAVQSVRQLGYRN
- a CDS encoding TIGR03618 family F420-dependent PPOX class oxidoreductase — protein: MANTATNDRVGREELIEFLRTRHKAIVVTRRGDGGDQTSPVTLGIDADGRLLVSTYPERAKVNNIRKEPRVAMCVLSDDFDGPWVHVEGTAEVLDLPDALDPLCEYFRSISGEHSDWDEYKEAMAKQGKCIIRLTVEHWGPIATGGFPARLNKG
- a CDS encoding CNNM domain-containing protein, which gives rise to MDVLLSVLGLVGVVAVTLGTAVFVAAEFSLTTLERSQVDHHASEVGDRRATAVAKAHRNLSFELSGAQLGITITTLVTGYMAQPAIATLISPVLEDVGLPAGAATGTAAVIALILATALSMVFGELVPKNLAISDPLRTARAVAGVQAAFSKALGWFIGGLNGAANWIVRRLGVEPAEELRSARSPQELGSLVATSAEQGTIDEGTAAVLTRTLRVGERRADELMTPRVRVETLSTDDTVDDLLAAAVRTGYSRFPVVDGDLDDVRGVVHVKQAFAEPRSRRGGQFLRNLMRTAVTVPDSLDGDELLDRLRGTGFQLAVVVDEYGGAAGIVTLEDLVEEIVGDVRDEHDRGETARFRETGDDTWIVSGTLRPDELAEVAGWSFPDSEVYETLAGFLLAELGRIPSVGDTVTHDGWRMDVTRMDRRRIADVRITRPAGADTAADQRETAGITP
- a CDS encoding CNNM domain-containing protein, with product MNDYVALLAMVGLLLANAFFVGAEFALISARRDRLETMVDAGTGGAATVLRATEHLSMMMAAAQLGITICSLALGSLGEPALAHLLEAVFEPLGVPSALLHPIAFVISLLIVTVLHIVIGEMVPKNIAIAGPERTSVWLVPPLVAFLKVARPIIYLLNWIANHVLKLLGVEPKDERESAFTPSEIAEMLSESRREGLLDASQTRRLTQALNTAERTVADVLIPRERLTVLPSRPTVGALEEAVASTGFSRYPVQAPEAPDAHPRLDSNALQPGTAPVLPERTGVAPSVELDGYLHIKDVLDLEGGPDQVVPVERVRALPRVTVTAPVDEALASMRREGSHLARAVDSDGTTVGVVALEDLIEEYVGTVRDSTHAARTGRT
- a CDS encoding NAD(P)/FAD-dependent oxidoreductase, giving the protein MVEFAGGDTSGMVDSAQPQPDVLVVGGGISGIACARALTAAGVGVRVLERSGRVGGRLSSPPLHDRPVDLGAAYFTVSDDEFGEQVADWERRGLARPWTDTLQAYGADGSAESKPGPQRWAAPGGLRSLVADLAEGLTIETRREVAAVTPGPAVDGEPARAVVLAMPDPQAARLVDAPLAAAAAVAGQEWEPVIAVALGYAERSWAEIPAAFVNDHPVLSLIADDGSRRGDDAPVLVAHTTGDLARRHLDDPDAVVDEVVAAVGELLGLDAAPQWTHAHRWTFASPAQPHDTADDVPFLLGDDLVAVVGDGWGPPKVETAWRSGTLLGRTLAARLT